A region of the Falco rusticolus isolate bFalRus1 chromosome 6, bFalRus1.pri, whole genome shotgun sequence genome:
tcagagagaGTCATCAGATTATTTTAAGGACTAGACGACTCACAGAAAATATATGGTCAGCCATCgagaaagaaagtttttttccttaatgtctCAGCATCAGCTTAAATGCTTCAATCCAGAAGTAACAAATTCCACCTGCTCCATTCTGAGATCCCTATTTCCAGAAAGAAGGGCTGCAAACAAAAGTTCCTCCCATCAGAATCTGGTCCTTCTCCCGTGCTCTTTTAGAAGAGGAAGCACAAGCCACAGATATTAGGTCCACTACAGCTATGTTCACTAGCTGAGTGTACCTGTGGAGCACAATAcagaggagatggggaaggagaCTCAAAGTATTTACAGAGTTCCTCTCAATCATTTGTGAAGTCCAAAAGGACTCCTGTTGCAAGTGTGTAAGCTGCCAACAAAAGCTGACAGATTTATTgcaaaaatcccattttaacAGACGAGCTCAGCTAGAAAGTAGTGGGAAAAGCAGATGCATCATCAGCACCTTCGAATCTATGTCCTAAGAGCGAGCTTGGGGCTCAAAAAAAGCAGCCCCTGAAAGGTGAACTATTCCTTGCACCTCCATGTGATAAACATGGCAGGAGCTAGAGCACCATACCCATTGCCTCTCAAGAAAAAGAGTGGGAAGGGAACAGATGACACAGCCTGTAATCATTTGCAATGATGTATCTTAGTGCTGAGTTAAGTTCTGCACCCTCTGCAGCTTACTCTGGCTCCCGGGAGGACTCAGAAATAGTTGTTGTTCTCCTGCTGCTACCAAAGAAAACTGGGTCCCTCTGCCAGATTGTCAGGCACAAAGCAAATTAGTGCATAAGGAGTAAAGATATGGTTAAAGTGAACACTTGCAtccaaaacaaaggaagaggagggttCTTCACCCACTGTGTAGTTAATCTGCATTAATGACATTAACTTACAAAAACCACGCTGGATGCTAAATGTTTGCACAGCTTCAAAAAGTGACTCTAAAAATCAATTGAAGAAAAGGTTACTGGGGCCTTTTCTGCTTAATGGTACAGAAATGCCAAAGATACTGTTGGAGACAGGACAACGAACTAGAGACACCTTTCATCTTGATTTTGCTGGGCAGAATGTTCTTAAAACTGGTAAACTAGAATTTAGCTGAGAAGGTTGGTTAAATacattgtttttccatttgaagGAAGCAGATAACCTATTTCAGTGATTTATGGTGCTGCAGAGATGGGCTGGCAGCTATGGAGGGAAACCCCGGGGACGGTGTTTTAGTGAAAGGATGCTTGTCTTTTCTTGCTACAGAATAgctgtgaaatgcaaagaagTCCAGTCCAGCTCTTCAGAGGGAAGCAATGCCTTCTCCACAAAGGCGGGTTTGATTCTTGGTACGTTTTTACAGTTTAACACCTTGGGGTTGGGCTCAGAGCTGCTCCCAGTCACTGAAGtgacttttccttccctcttcacTATGTACCACATTATATTGGCTCTCACTGTGTGGCATCTAGAACTCGGTGTCACCACGTAACAAAGAAAAGTGAACATGTCAACAGCCTACTGAAACAGATGGAACAAAAGCCTTTTCCACAGCAGGGTGTAATGTATCAAAGTGCAGGCTCAGAAAACTTGTAAAGGAGTgcccaaaggaaaacaggaaaacagacagACTCCATCACACTCAGAGGGTAAGTTGCCAAGAAACACCTGGAAATCATCGTGATGCATTTTAGCGCAGAAAGATTAAGAAAGAAGTTTCCAAAGTCTCACAGAGGACAGGAGGTGCTGACAGACAAAGGTGTAGTCAGAGCCTCAGAAGTCAGCTTGCACTTGAGCCTGCCTGCTTCAGGCTTACAGCTGACGCGCAGCCGACAGGCTATGCCAGCTTGGAGGCTTCTATCATGCACCCAACTGATTTTGGGCTAGCTTGAGCCTGATCACGTTTGGCTCAGGTGTGCTGCTATCTCTACCTTTTACACGCACACCAAGCCTAAAAGGTACAACAGTGGAAATGCAGACCTGGATGACCGTCACATTTCCCAGAGAGTAGACTATGCCAATTGTTGCTAATTAGCGTTAGCATAACAGTGTTTCATCCCTGTGGAACAATCCCATGGGAATGCTTTCCAGCATGTTCCTGTACATAACTTTACAACTGGCATGGTaagcaaatgttttgcttcagaTATGAAAGCTGAGAGGTTTGCTAATGATCCGTGATACCAGGAAGTAATTGAACAAGAACTCTGGattctgtgttttaaacaaaagcttgTCTTCTTTCAAGGTGGCATCCGACATTTTTTCTGACCTTCCTGACAGAAAGACTTTATTCCTTACTTAAATATTTGAAACTGATGGGCATTATGAGCTGAACTATTAACTAGCATCATGATCTGGAATCTAGAAACTATCCTTTGAAGTGAGCAACAGCTCTTCAAACTCTACCATCAGCTCTTTGATGAACAGCTGTGAGGGAAACAGCTTCTTAGAGAATTGCAGGCTGAACCAAATTCTCCTCTAGAATGGATCCCAAGTACTTTTTGTGTCCTCTTACGTCTCTCTAATCTGTGGACATTTAGGTTTTTCCTTCAGTTACTAGATTTGTGAAGTTTTTAGCCTCAGATactctgctgcttgtttttctcGTGTTTCAGGACATGTATCAGACTGGTACAATGTATTTAGTGATCTGAGACAAAGAGTTCAGACTTCTACACTGACTTCATCAGTTTGGtgggatgttttttttcccctggaactTCCATAGTTACCTCATTACTCAGTGTTTCCTTCACAGCACTGCCACCCTCCAGCAAACACATCTATGGACTTAATCTCGACACTGTGACATCCAGGTTTCTGACACAACTCCCAGAACTTCAagttttatttacttacataATTTATACCCTTTCCCACATCAGAGTAATTAGCATAAGTGTATCTATAGAAGTGTGTTGGTAAGTACACTAAGAGGTTGTACAagtataatattttaaatgaaggaaCAATGAGGTACTTACACGGCAGACAACAACTAAATTCTTCTACTCTCCCCTTTCTGTAATAGCTAGTTTCAGAGTAGCTGTCTCCATAATCTCTGAGAAAACGTAGAATCTTTCTTACCGAGGGAGTTGCCTGTGTCTGAACCGCGTCTTTTCCTGGAGAAAGATTTTACAGATGAATCTGTCTGTTCTACAGATTCGTTCACAGGCTCAGTTCCTGAGGTGAATTGTCTCTCTTCTGTCTCTGATGTACTGGATTCACTTTTATCACTAGTattctccttaaaaaaacacaacacaacaacaaaagaaataaacccaaagaTCATTCAATGTTACCTTGTAATAAAAATGGTTTAGTTCAGATCACTTGTCACGGAAGAGAGAGATGTATTCTAGCGTGGGTAAAACCAGGGGGAAATGACACAGATCTTTACTATTAAAGGGAACCTGTGGAtaactgactagctgaaaagggtcacatagacatagtccagctggctggacaaaaatgcgcatcgctctcagcttatctgaagtaaagcaaaatacactgtctttggctgtccttgttacacaataacaggaagattttggtgggaaaagaatgttgcaggtgggaacagataactacagaagagaaacaaggggcgggcttcgtatttaggcaactaaccaataatgagcttaacttttgtaatatgtatgagctaattataagaaggcataaaaggtgactgtaaggtacaataaacgaagtctgctgatcactcatattgagtgactgtgtcttccctccgtcgcgacaggAACCCTCTTTTACTGCTGCAAACACTGCTCATCCTATGTTATTTTCATGGGTTGAGCCCTTCCAAGGAAGCTTTATGTGGTGCTGTTTTGAGAACTGATGTAGTAGGATACATGGAAATGCTGACTGCAACAAGGCTTCTCCCTGGTGAGTTAGACGGTATCTAGATAAAGGCTAGATAAGTAACTTCTCCAAAGCCCTTGCAGACTCTGGGACAGCACCAGAGCCTTGGGCTCTAGGCACTGCCATATGGCCAAAATTGTTAAGTTACTGACTTGTAAAAATGCGGGGattttgtttgggctttttgggAAGGAGCACATCTCTTAGTGGCAGGGATCGATGGTGTAGGCCTGACCAACAGCATTGGCCTGGCTTGGATCTTGGAAAATTCTTAAGAGATTCATTGTCTTTAATCTCAAGGTTCACCTCAAATTCACTGAAGGAGAGGATAAAATCACTTTGGAAGGACCTACAGAAGATGTGTCTGTGGCTCAGGAACAGATTGAAGTCATGGTCAAGGATCTGGTGAGCTGGAGTTACTAGATCCAGtaagaaactgggggaagaaggggcaacagagcagaggtgatgagGTGTTTATCACATCCATATGATGTCTTGACATGCTTAATCGAACTTGCAGAAGACAAATTGTGTGGCAGGTGGATGACACCCCTTGGTTATGAAACTCATCCATAGCATTCTTGAAAAGTCAGCATTCAATTTTTTgatgcagagaaggaaggattcTCTTTGTTATAGCTGGAGAGGCATATAAGTAAGTCTTTTCAATGTTTCATGAGCACAATGTTCTCTTCTCAAACCAGAGGAATGCTTGTGCTCTGCTTAATAGCAGGAGAAGTGCTTGTAGCTGACTGCTGGTGAGTCAGTGCCAATACTGGCAGTAGGCAGTTACTTAGGGCACGAGACAGAAGCAGTGGCCTACCCTACCTGGCCCTATACAATTCTTTTTAGATCAACCGGATGGATTACGCAGAAATCACCAATTCCACCGACACCTCGTTGGCAAGAATGGAGCTAACAGTAAGTGGAGTGCCTTTCTAATCCTTCCCATGCTCAGACTCTCCGTGTTTAGTAGATCGTATCAGGGGCTCTGTAGCTCATCCAGTGTGCTGTCTCCatcacatttcctctgcttttctggagtggtggtggtacaaggagagaaatgggcTGTGAGGCCTTGCAATGGCTTTAATGTGTGAAAGTATCTTGGGAGCTTGAACAGTAGTGGAATTACTTTGACATGTCCTGgaggaaatttttttattattatttttttttaaagtttgctctGTGTGAATTACATTTTAGCAGCCAGTTGTGGGTGGTGGAAATCTGCTTGGTGAGCTTctccctgtagaggaatgaaggcagtgggttgattaacagtgataacatgcagctgtggccttgcctcagaggcagtgggttggttgacatggatgatgtgtAGGTGTAGCTGGTTcccactaagtggttaaatagccctgtaGATGGTGGGGTGGTGGTCTGGCttttggaggaaggagatacagcacagactgTAGAATATGACCTTACTGCAGTCtactagtttgattgtgctgcaacatcTTCCTCAACAAAGAATCTGGGATAGAAATGAATGATTATCTTCTGCTCTAAATGTGATactgtttggggaagaaatgTGCCTTGTTCTGACAAGTGAACAGTTGGCTCTGCAGATGCCACAGTATTTACTTGTGCAGGTTCTTGTGTGGCACAGATCTGCTCTCACTGAACTCCAGGGTGACGAGTCAATTTCTCCTGTCTCAACCCTACCCCCCTGAGCCATTCTCAGAGGTGGGTTTACTTCTTAAACAGCCTCTAAGCAGTGATAAATCAAGGTGCCTTGCTTCCAAGTCCTTGCCTAGCAGACTGCGTCACCACAGTCCTTGCCTTGAAGTTAACAGGATTAAGGACCTCTACAAGGTGTATGTGTGTATTCCCCCAGACAATGAGAAGAGCAACCTGATCAGAATTGAAGGAGACCCACAGGGGGTCCAACAGGccaagaaagagctgctggaacTTGCTTCCCATATGGTAAGTGAGTAGGATGTGATGTTTGGGAGACTGCAAGGTTTGGGCTCTTGTGTTCCCTTGTAACCTTCTGGTGCAAGTGTGTGCCCCTTGCCCACTGAGCACTTGGATCTCATAAGTGCAAGTTCCTCTTCACATATGTCTTCCTCTGTTCCCTCGAGTAGCCCTTCTCTGTCAACCTAGAGTGAATTTTTTCTAGAGAAAAGAGGGACAGTGCTGGCAAGTAAACTGTCAGGCAGAAAGATGGTAATTAAAAGTATATGGCTCTCCTGCTGAACACTCAATGTGAACTCTGTTCtcatcaggaaaataaacacaccAAAGACCTAATTGTTGAGCAGAAATTCCACCAGACCATCATTGGGCAGAAGGGTGAGCGGATCTGGGAGAAATTCCCAGAGGGAAGGCTTTTTAGGAGACGAGGAATCCAGGGGGGGGTATTTTCTACACAGGTAGTAGGCCTATCATCAATGAAGTTGTAACTTTAGTGGGTCTGTAGCTCAAGTGTCTGAGAAGGTAGTTCTTTTAGCCAGAAGCCGCTAACACGGTTACCCTTTTCTGAATGGGAAAACGGGATGTGTAGGATCCCCCCCAACCTTTGCATGTGTCTGACACAAGGGTTCTTGCATTTGCTTGAGTTGACTATAAATGACCACCTCCTGCAGGTTATCATCAGCTTCCCAGACCCTGCACAGAAGAATGATATTGTCCAACTTAGAGGTCCCAAAAATGAGGTGAAGTGCACAGAGTACATGCACAAGATGGTGGCAGACCTGGTAAGGAGGTCTTCTGTCTGATGTTCCCTCCTACATGCCTGAATAACCCTGGGGTAAAGCAGAGCTGTACTGGCTTGGGTAGAGCTAAAACACCTCAAGAGGAGGGAGCTGTCGACACTGTTTTGGCTGAATGGAGGCAGGAGGGTAATACCTGTTATTTGAAGGCTATAGGGGAACGTACTTGCCTTTGCTTACTCTTACAAGTCTCTTGTATAGAGAACTTCCTTGGGTCTAAGCCTATTGTCAAAAGCTTGTATCAGAGTTCCTGCAGTCGGGCCTCACTTGCCACGACAGTGTAATCTTcagttctcccttcctttctcccttaggttgaaacagcttttctatttctgtccccATCTGCAAACAGTTCCACAAGAACATCATAGGGAAAGGAGGTGCCAACATCAAGAAGGTGAGACATCTTTCCTAACTCAAGTGCTCATGATgatcactgcctgcagcagaatCCCACTGGATGCTCTCTCCTGCTCATTGGTGATGTCAAATATGGCCTGCAAGGGCTTTTTTCTGACATGGGACACttctgagatgatttttttttcctttgtggcagATCTGTAAAGAAAGCAACACCAAAGTTGATCTCccagcaaagaacagcaactGAGACAATTGTTATCACAGGCAAGACAGCAAACTGTGACGCTGCTTGCCACAGGGTTCTTGCCATCCAGGAGCTGGTAAGTGAAGCAACTGGCCTTTTGCAGTTGAAGGACTTGAAAATGTTGCTAGAAGACACAGATATAGATGTGGTTGTAAtgggtgagggcagggaggagacaAATGTGTCAGTCTGTTCTTGACTCGTAAACCTAAGTTTGTGACTGCTCCTGTCAGGAGTAGCCAGTCTCAAAGCCCTCTGCTCAGGCATTTCTTCCAGATCTATAAAGCTCCTAGCAAGGTGGACGTTAGAGGGTAAGCAGAGTGGGTGCAAACACATTTCTACAGCTTAAGAGGCTGGTACTGTCCTCTCTTAGGCCAACAGCACAGAGGTGGAGGTCTCTATTCCCTCCAAACTGCACAGTTCCCTCATTGGTGCCAAAGGCCACTTCATCCGCTCCATCGTGGAGGAGCATGGTGAAGTCCACATCCACTTCCCCACCAAGGGCTCTGGCAGTGACACCGTGACCATCAGGGGCCTAGCCCAGGGTGTggagaaagccaagaaacagctgctgcaccTGTGAAAGAGAACAAGgtcttaataaataaataaatggcaatgaatcaggatgagtttggtacaatggtctgtgttgagaaaggagtgtactctgaataattagaaaagataatgtgggcacctgaaggagaggaggagaccatcaagtcaggaaattgttgaacaaagaaaatggaaaggtctattccacctagatcccacctattatgaatggaatgattgGGTGCCCAAATCAagtgaatatgtatgtaaagatgttgtgtaacctctcacgaaaactgtataaaatacctaacttttcatTGGAAACTTGGGAGCTAGTTTGGCCGGTGCGgatcggctagctccccaacgttgcatgaaataaatacctttgctgcttaaagacaaaattggtctgtgagcagttactctgtgccattttggcatCAATGTGGTGAGCCAGGCAGGAGAACTCTCCGCCGGTGCTGGAATCCAGGGGTCTGGGGGCCCTCTGGGCCCTTGACTGGATCTGCTGTTGGTGAGACTCCCCTACCGCTCTGCTTCTCACACAGGTGGACAAGGACTTCTGCACAACATgaaaggtatttatatttattctttgttttgaatatttgattgtcttaagatctgggaagctaaaaacttcctttagggTGTCTTAAGATTTGGGAAATTCCTAGAACATAACAACTGACATAgtgctctgtgtcttgtttgtttgtgttgtcttgttacatgttcaaaatgAGTTATGAAtcttgtgtaaaaaaaaaaaaaccaaacaacaacaaaaaataatattctggcAATTCTAGGTGAGGATAGCTGAAAGCTTAACACGCTGCTTAGGGCCAGAAAAACTTAGAACTTGgtttttggcaattgttcattgaaatacATACTTTGTGTGCCAACACAAGCTGTCAGCATTCCTAGAGTTGTATGTAAGTGCATGGTACCTGGTAACATACTGCCTGTGTGACTGAGGGCTGCCCAGAGAGAGTGATGTGTGTGAGACGCAGTTTAACTGTGAAGCGAGTGGGGAGTCCCAATCTGTGTTTCAGTGTTCCCTGTGAGGGGGCCGGCCAGAGACAGATGAAGCGATTGAAAAATCAAGGTATGAAGTGGTGGAATGCAATATTAGATATTAGAATACGGAACTGTGGACCAAACATTAGAACGAATATCATTTGGGAAAAGCACGAACATGGGGGCCTAGGTCAGTAAAGGGGAGTCAGAGGTCTTGGGAATACAGCCTATTAAACCCTGTTCCACAGGCAGTAACATTCCAGTCAGGAAGATCCTTTCTTGCTGTGGCAGGCTGCTTGTGTAAGGCTTTTATTGTCTGCCGAGGCTGCTGGAGTAAATGAAGAGAACCAGTCCTTTGGGCGGGAGCGCTGATTCAAGGCACTTTGTAAAGCGTTCCCCAAAGCAAGGGCAACCAAGTCACGCCTCGTCCTGGCTTTGTGGCTTTAGCAGTGCTTCCTGGCTCTTATTGTTGCAGgtgctgttttcctgcctgAAGCCCTGGGGCTCCTGGGTAGccaccacccccccagcctgcagctgatGTCCTCAATAAAATgatctttcctctcttctgacTACGTCTGCCATGTGATAATTGGGGACTGGGCAGATATTGTTTGGTGGTGCGTCCTAGGGGAGGACTTTGGGATCATCCCTTGGCCCAGACTCCTTGCCAGTGGGCATCACGGCTGAGCTTTAGGACTCACAGCACAGTCACACAGGGAGGTGGGGGCCGGATGGCACCTCTGGAGGTGTCACTGTCCCCTCAGCTCCTGCTCGGATTCTGGCTAAGACACAGCCTGTGCTCAGGCTCGATGGATGCTCCACTGGGGAGCAGCGCCATTAGCTCAGAGCCGGGACAACACGCAGGCAGACACGGTGCCGCCGCTGACCATCACCTGCAGCTTGCTGTCCCCTGCGGCCGTCATCCCTGCACACTGACTGCCGGGCAGTTTCTTCAGACGCCCACGCTCAGGGCAACGGTATAAAGCAAACTGCCATGCTGGCCACTACAAATACGTCGGCTCGcccaaaaagcttttccagcagCTCCAACAGCAGCCGGACTGCTGAGGCTTTTTTGCGTCCCAGTGTGATACGGGAGACGCCCGCACCCTGAT
Encoded here:
- the LOC119149886 gene encoding vigilin-like; the protein is MEMLTATRLLPDQPDGLRRNHQFHRHLVGKNGANINRIKDLYKVYVCIPPDNEKSNLIRIEGDPQGVQQAKKELLELASHMENKHTKDLIVEQKFHQTIIGQKEAGGQGRGSSCLALFGTTWSKCSR